AAGAATTGTTATAAGTTAGATTTTGTGACTTTGCGCTATGGAATTCTGACCATAGGAACTTGGGACTCGTTTTTCCCAAGTTCCTGTTTTTCTGGGCAGAATGGAATGCTTAGCGCAACGGAATAAAATCTAACTTATAGCAATTCTTTTTTCTTAGAAGACCGCCTGCAATTCAGCTTAATATTTTCTACTAAAGCGGCGTCTGTGTCTCCAGCAAATTAGTATTGTAATAATTTCCTTGATCTTTGAATTAATGCCGGGTCATCGGAGCTGTTTAAAAAGGTGACATTACCTTTGTGGTTTTGGTCAACCTGTCTTAGATTAGCAACGGTAAGGCGGCGGAGCAGTTCTTTGGCAGTTCCGTATCCACCATCAAAAATTGTGACAGATGAACCAACAATCTTTTGGATGGTGTCTTTTAAAAACGGATAGTGTGTGCATCCAAGGACGATTCCGGTAATATCTTTATCTTTATAAGGATCAAGAAGGTTGTGAAGAAAGTTTTCGAGTTTTTCTCCGGAGAGAATACCCTGTTCAACAAATTCCATCAGACCGGGACAGGGGAGTGGATAAATATCCGCCTGTTTATCGTAAATACTTTCCAGCTTGTGGAATTTTTCTTCGCGTAATGTCATTGGAGTAGCCATAACGATAACTTTTGCGTGTTCGCAGGCAAGTACAGCTGGCTTAATAGCAGGTTCCACCCCGACTAAAGGCAGATCGGGATACATGTCTCTTAAGATGCGTACAGCAGCACTTGTTGCAGTGTTACAGGCAACAGCAATAGCTTTTGCCTGTTTTTCTTTGATAAGGTATGTAATATGTTCAATCGTAAGTGTACGAACTTCTTCAAGTGTTTTTGTACCATAAGGGGCGTGTTTGGAGTCCCCGTAATAAATAAAATCTTCATTTGGCATCAGTTTTGTCATCTCTCTTAAAACACTGATGCCGCCCATGCCGGAATCAAATACGGCAATAGGATCAGATAGTTGATTCATAATTAATTATGTTCCTCCTGATTAAATTTTCCTTAGTCTTTAAAATAGTATAGTTTCTTTTCTTCTTGAAATCAAGAGAATTGTGCATAAACAGTGATTGATTTATACATTTTCGTTGAAAGGCCGCGAGGGATGTGGTATCATTTAAATCGCTTTTAATGAAATAAATAGAGATAATAAAAGAATATTCATAGAAACGATTGATCAAAAACAGTAAATAAGATTAGAGGGAATGATAGCGAGTATGGGAAAGAAATATTTAGTGGTTAGTGATAATCATGGAAGTATGGCGAATTTGGAATATGTAATTGACAGATTTCATGGTCAGATTGAAGGACTTATCCATTGTGGTGATATGGAAATTCCGCCGGAAATGTTAGAAGAACTGGCTGGGTGCCCGGTTT
This Anaerobutyricum hallii DNA region includes the following protein-coding sequences:
- the murI gene encoding glutamate racemase, whose protein sequence is MNQLSDPIAVFDSGMGGISVLREMTKLMPNEDFIYYGDSKHAPYGTKTLEEVRTLTIEHITYLIKEKQAKAIAVACNTATSAAVRILRDMYPDLPLVGVEPAIKPAVLACEHAKVIVMATPMTLREEKFHKLESIYDKQADIYPLPCPGLMEFVEQGILSGEKLENFLHNLLDPYKDKDITGIVLGCTHYPFLKDTIQKIVGSSVTIFDGGYGTAKELLRRLTVANLRQVDQNHKGNVTFLNSSDDPALIQRSRKLLQY